From a region of the Deltaproteobacteria bacterium genome:
- a CDS encoding response regulator — protein MSLTKILVIDDERPILEVLDISLSSEGYDVITAENGAEGLKMFEEQGPKLILTDIRMPGMDGIEVLKRIKASNNEAEVIVITGHGDIDSAISALQHGASDFINKPIRDEVLLLSLQRAQKKIAINKQLKDYRENLEHKVEECTVELRQAQGELIKTERLATIGETVAGLAHCIKNILTGLRGGMYMVDTGMAKDKPSMLENGWAMVRRNTEKVSDLVLDLLTYSKERMPEPTLCRPNEIVSEIVELLHKRAEENGVKLIQLVDPNLKEAYLDRDGIYRVLLNLISNAIDACIYDTDTSSKAWKVTVRTRLETEADAGETILFEISDNGTGMTDEVKKKLFTRFFSTKAGRGTGLGLLVTQKIIREHGGEISFESKAGEGSTFFVRLKREMPEDMEAQSSFSRRSHSGEVGKLKV, from the coding sequence ATCAGCTTGACAAAAATCTTAGTCATTGACGACGAACGGCCGATCCTGGAAGTGCTGGATATCTCCCTTTCCAGCGAAGGATATGACGTAATCACTGCTGAAAACGGCGCAGAAGGGTTAAAAATGTTTGAGGAGCAGGGCCCCAAGCTTATCCTAACTGACATCAGGATGCCCGGCATGGATGGCATAGAGGTGCTCAAAAGGATCAAGGCCTCGAACAATGAAGCCGAGGTTATCGTTATCACTGGTCACGGCGACATAGATTCAGCCATATCAGCGCTTCAGCATGGGGCTTCAGATTTTATTAACAAGCCGATACGAGATGAAGTCCTCCTGCTTTCCCTCCAAAGGGCCCAAAAAAAGATAGCCATAAACAAACAGTTAAAGGACTACAGGGAAAACCTGGAGCACAAGGTTGAAGAGTGTACGGTGGAGTTGAGGCAGGCACAGGGGGAATTGATAAAAACCGAGCGACTTGCCACTATCGGAGAAACCGTAGCCGGATTGGCCCACTGCATCAAGAATATCCTGACAGGTCTGCGCGGCGGCATGTACATGGTGGATACAGGCATGGCCAAGGACAAACCCAGTATGCTTGAAAACGGATGGGCCATGGTCCGTCGCAATACCGAGAAAGTTTCAGACCTTGTCCTGGACCTCTTGACATACTCCAAAGAAAGGATGCCCGAACCAACTTTATGCAGGCCCAACGAGATCGTCTCAGAGATCGTTGAACTTCTCCACAAGAGGGCTGAAGAAAATGGTGTCAAGCTTATCCAGCTTGTTGATCCGAATCTGAAAGAGGCATACCTGGACCGGGATGGCATTTACCGGGTATTGTTGAATCTGATCTCAAACGCTATTGATGCATGTATCTACGATACAGACACCTCCTCCAAAGCCTGGAAGGTCACCGTACGGACCAGGCTTGAAACCGAGGCTGACGCCGGAGAAACCATCCTCTTTGAGATCTCTGACAATGGAACGGGGATGACTGACGAGGTAAAGAAAAAACTCTTCACCAGGTTCTTCAGCACAAAAGCAGGGCGAGGCACGGGGCTTGGTTTACTTGTCACGCAAAAGATCATACGCGAACACGGCGGCGAGATCTCTTTCGAGTCAAAGGCTGGTGAGGGAAGTACTTTTTTCGTTCGACTAAAGAGGGAAATGCCTGAGGATATGGAAGCTCAAAGCTCATTCAGCCGTCGTAGCCACTCTGGCGAAGTCGGCAAGCTCAAAGTATAA
- a CDS encoding PAS domain S-box protein, giving the protein MTSEDKYRLLFDYDPNPIFMVDVESARILDANKSASVTYQYDHEKLLEMSFLELFDADSADRLRKHLHGFSKEESLFIPKLWARRKDGENFYINFHSRTATLQELKHEPSDLFYVIRTVDITERLEQEAHLIQAGKMATLGEMATGIAHELNQPLNVIRVGADFFAKMIKHGRKISDERLLKVSRNIGEQVDRATSIINHLREFGRKSDLEVYPVNLNDPIRDILTIIGQQLILRNIEVSLRLDEPLGKILADKNRLEQIFLNLVTNARDAMDAKGPEAIKKLTITTYQERSKVVALVADTGEGMSKETREKIFEPFFTTKEVGKGTGLGLSITYGLVKDFGGDIEVKLSSDIGTIFKVSFPIHSEERGLSA; this is encoded by the coding sequence ATGACATCTGAAGATAAATATCGCCTTCTCTTTGATTACGATCCGAATCCGATTTTTATGGTCGATGTGGAATCGGCCAGGATCCTGGATGCGAACAAGTCCGCCAGCGTTACATATCAATATGACCACGAAAAACTACTGGAAATGTCCTTTCTCGAACTGTTTGATGCGGACAGCGCAGATCGACTCCGGAAACATCTTCACGGCTTTTCCAAGGAGGAATCCCTCTTCATCCCCAAGTTGTGGGCCAGGAGGAAGGACGGTGAAAATTTCTATATCAATTTCCATTCCCGGACCGCAACACTTCAAGAACTCAAGCATGAACCATCCGATCTCTTTTACGTTATCCGAACTGTTGATATCACTGAACGTCTTGAACAGGAGGCTCACCTAATCCAGGCCGGCAAAATGGCTACACTCGGTGAGATGGCAACCGGTATTGCTCACGAACTCAATCAGCCCTTGAATGTAATCAGGGTCGGAGCTGACTTTTTTGCCAAGATGATAAAACACGGGCGCAAAATCTCTGATGAACGGTTACTAAAAGTGAGCCGCAATATAGGCGAGCAGGTGGACAGGGCCACCAGCATCATCAACCACCTGCGAGAGTTTGGCCGAAAGAGCGACCTGGAAGTATATCCGGTGAACCTCAACGACCCTATCCGGGATATACTTACCATCATTGGCCAACAGCTCATACTGCGAAACATCGAAGTGAGTCTGAGGTTGGATGAACCCCTCGGCAAGATTCTTGCCGACAAGAACCGCCTGGAACAGATCTTCCTGAACCTGGTAACAAATGCCAGAGACGCCATGGACGCAAAGGGGCCGGAGGCAATCAAGAAGCTTACGATTACCACATACCAGGAAAGGAGCAAAGTGGTTGCTCTGGTCGCTGATACAGGCGAGGGCATGTCCAAAGAAACTCGCGAGAAAATATTTGAACCCTTCTTCACTACAAAGGAGGTCGGAAAGGGAACCGGCCTGGGGCTCTCAATTACCTATGGCCTGGTCAAGGATTTCGGGGGCGATATCGAGGTAAAGCTCTCCTCAGATATTGGCACCATATTTAAGGTTTCCTTTCCGATCCATTCAGAAGAACGAGGTCTATCAGCTTGA
- a CDS encoding response regulator, which produces MSKKILIVDDEPDVITFVSAVMEENGYTTIGASDGVDGLEVLRKEKPDLVLLDLMMPKKSGITMFQELRNDPDMSHIPVVVITGVSEVTGVDFRNFMYKQPMRDEKKFVETTGLTRYTIPDGYIEKPIDAVELLKAVKEALKE; this is translated from the coding sequence ATGTCCAAGAAAATATTGATCGTGGACGATGAGCCGGATGTTATCACCTTTGTGAGTGCGGTTATGGAGGAGAACGGTTATACAACTATCGGCGCCAGCGACGGGGTTGACGGGCTTGAAGTCTTGAGGAAGGAGAAACCGGATCTGGTATTGCTCGACCTGATGATGCCGAAAAAAAGCGGTATTACCATGTTCCAGGAGTTGAGAAATGACCCGGACATGAGCCACATCCCGGTAGTCGTTATAACGGGAGTCTCTGAGGTGACGGGCGTGGATTTCAGAAACTTCATGTACAAACAGCCGATGCGGGATGAGAAGAAATTTGTCGAGACTACAGGATTGACAAGATACACGATTCCTGACGGCTATATTGAAAAACCGATTGATGCCGTTGAGTTGTTAAAGGCCGTCAAAGAAGCGTTGAAAGAGTGA
- a CDS encoding sigma 54-interacting transcriptional regulator translates to MMKQDKALNVAMVGGGLGCKAIMDMILAEKFKGLRMKLLGVADINPETVACRYAREQGIYATTDYRDFYRLENLNMIIELTGSDDVANEISQTKPDHVRLMDHVVARLFWDVFQIEEERIAERRRAEQALREDGRFLQSLFDAIQDGMTILDCEFNIIRVSPWLESMYTSRMPLVGKKCYEVYQQREAPCPGCPSLRTLATGEANSAILPYPSEDNTIQWIDLSVFPLKNSSGRVVGIIEYMKDITQRKRAEEALQESERELQRRHNELQAINRVLFRVTKEYDLKGMCDVLWHIMEDFYPGFESWLFLLSPNRNSFYFPRAGKVDIMETCYDRAKRKIKSLKLEDALRHLLSNGKMTPMCSGKKKGDCPAAIRELAAGFRTWIAVPVEVENECHGLFMLGSSSADIEVEHDFAFVEALIRQISGVIRYQISKEVREEAFKKQLAGLDGFMGIVGRSQPMQEVYGLIQAVAASGSTVLITGESGTGKELVARAVHRVGRYKDTPFIVAHCSSFVPTLVHSEIFGHEKGAFTGAMSRKRGRLERAQGGILFLDEVADLPLDTQVLLLRFLQDKSFERVGGDRPVEVDVRVIAATNKDMEKEMKAGRLREDFYYRLNVIPIRLPSLRERITDVPLLANHFLKTYCLIEGKDIMGFDTQAMTLMMDYDWPGNVRELQNTVARCTVLASGDHIGADVLPDRIRSRAGAAKEFSLSKNERDLIVSVMRECSWNKNRAARLLDISRGTLYSKLEKHGIRP, encoded by the coding sequence ATGATGAAACAGGACAAAGCGCTCAATGTAGCCATGGTGGGTGGCGGTCTGGGGTGTAAGGCGATTATGGATATGATACTTGCGGAGAAGTTCAAGGGACTCCGAATGAAGTTGCTTGGAGTAGCCGACATCAATCCGGAGACCGTGGCGTGCCGGTATGCACGTGAACAGGGCATTTACGCCACAACAGACTACCGCGATTTCTACAGGCTTGAGAATCTCAATATGATCATCGAGTTAACGGGTTCAGACGATGTGGCCAACGAGATCTCCCAAACCAAGCCGGATCACGTCCGATTGATGGATCATGTTGTTGCCCGCCTTTTCTGGGATGTTTTCCAGATTGAGGAAGAAAGGATTGCAGAGCGCAGGCGGGCGGAACAGGCTTTGCGGGAGGACGGTCGCTTCCTCCAAAGCCTCTTCGACGCTATCCAGGATGGGATGACCATTCTAGATTGTGAATTCAATATTATTCGCGTGAGTCCTTGGTTGGAGAGCATGTATACTTCCCGGATGCCGCTGGTTGGCAAGAAATGCTACGAGGTCTACCAGCAAAGGGAGGCTCCTTGTCCCGGATGCCCGTCACTTCGTACCCTTGCGACAGGCGAGGCCAACAGTGCAATCCTTCCTTATCCTTCAGAAGACAACACCATACAGTGGATCGATCTTTCTGTGTTTCCCCTTAAGAATTCAAGCGGCCGTGTGGTGGGCATCATTGAGTACATGAAGGACATTACGCAACGCAAGCGGGCCGAGGAAGCGTTGCAGGAGAGCGAGCGGGAACTCCAGAGAAGGCATAACGAACTTCAAGCCATCAATCGCGTTCTTTTTAGGGTGACCAAGGAATACGATCTGAAAGGAATGTGTGACGTCCTGTGGCATATCATGGAAGATTTTTATCCCGGTTTCGAGAGCTGGCTTTTCCTGCTAAGTCCCAACCGAAACAGCTTCTATTTCCCTCGGGCGGGCAAAGTGGACATTATGGAAACCTGCTATGATCGAGCCAAAAGGAAAATCAAGAGCCTGAAGTTGGAAGACGCCTTGCGACACTTGTTGAGCAACGGGAAAATGACGCCAATGTGCTCAGGAAAGAAGAAGGGCGATTGCCCGGCCGCCATACGAGAGCTGGCAGCGGGATTTCGTACCTGGATAGCCGTACCTGTCGAAGTAGAAAACGAATGCCATGGCCTCTTCATGCTCGGTTCATCTTCCGCAGATATTGAGGTGGAGCACGATTTCGCCTTTGTTGAAGCCCTGATCCGTCAGATTTCCGGTGTGATTCGTTACCAGATCTCTAAAGAGGTCAGAGAGGAAGCATTCAAGAAGCAGTTGGCCGGATTAGATGGGTTCATGGGCATTGTTGGCCGCAGCCAGCCTATGCAGGAAGTCTACGGGCTGATCCAAGCGGTAGCCGCCTCTGGCAGCACAGTCCTGATCACGGGGGAGAGCGGCACGGGCAAGGAACTGGTTGCCCGTGCCGTCCACCGGGTGGGCAGATACAAGGATACCCCGTTCATCGTCGCCCATTGCTCTTCGTTTGTCCCGACCCTGGTCCACTCAGAGATTTTCGGGCACGAAAAAGGGGCCTTCACCGGGGCCATGAGTCGAAAGCGGGGGCGGCTGGAAAGGGCCCAGGGGGGCATTCTTTTTTTGGACGAAGTGGCTGATTTGCCGCTGGACACGCAAGTGCTTCTGCTGCGATTCTTACAGGACAAGAGTTTCGAGCGCGTGGGAGGAGATCGTCCTGTGGAGGTCGATGTCAGGGTCATTGCAGCCACGAACAAAGACATGGAAAAGGAAATGAAAGCAGGCCGTCTGCGCGAAGATTTTTACTATCGTCTGAACGTCATACCGATAAGGCTGCCTTCCTTGCGGGAACGCATCACGGATGTGCCGCTGCTGGCGAATCATTTTCTAAAAACGTATTGCCTGATCGAGGGAAAAGACATCATGGGGTTTGATACTCAGGCCATGACACTGATGATGGACTATGATTGGCCGGGCAACGTGAGAGAGCTTCAAAACACGGTGGCCAGATGCACTGTGTTGGCTTCCGGAGACCACATTGGGGCAGACGTGCTCCCTGACAGGATTAGGAGTCGAGCAGGCGCTGCCAAGGAATTCTCCCTGTCAAAGAATGAAAGGGATCTTATTGTGAGTGTCATGCGAGAGTGCAGTTGGAACAAGAATAGGGCTGCTCGCCTCTTGGACATAAGCCGAGGCACGCTTTACAGCAAACTTGAAAAGCACGGTATTCGACCGTGA
- a CDS encoding response regulator, producing MDYGFVVITQDRGFEKVMRRIANHFGYELRRYENCADFIAKPGGNDQGVIVIDASICTQPRLMDLQMVLSEAPAWQVLYVPRTNKKDEIKEAMGLGAFGCLHKPISEQEVRQMVQSALGV from the coding sequence ATGGATTACGGATTTGTTGTCATTACGCAGGATCGGGGTTTTGAGAAAGTCATGAGAAGGATCGCGAATCATTTTGGTTACGAGTTGAGACGTTACGAGAACTGTGCGGATTTCATCGCAAAGCCTGGCGGTAACGATCAGGGTGTGATCGTCATCGATGCGTCTATTTGTACCCAGCCACGCTTAATGGATTTGCAGATGGTCTTAAGTGAGGCTCCGGCTTGGCAGGTGCTATATGTGCCCCGTACCAACAAGAAAGATGAGATCAAGGAGGCCATGGGCCTTGGAGCGTTTGGCTGCCTCCACAAACCGATTAGCGAACAGGAAGTAAGACAGATGGTACAATCAGCCCTGGGAGTGTGA
- a CDS encoding monovalent cation/H+ antiporter subunit D family protein, protein METITSIKPVLAVSASLFCTLFIIVSSKRPNLREGWTFLAAVTKFGIVASMIPVVLGGQEIVYNLIDIVPGVGLAFRVDALGLLFALVSSSLWIITSAYSIGYMRGLDEHSQTRYFCFFALALSATIGVAFAANLLTLYLFYEMLSLATYPLVTHHQDAEAHSSGRKYLLYIMGTSIAFVLPAMLISYDLAGTLEFSKQGFLAGTGSKALIGFLLLLFIFGFAKAAVMPFHSWLPAAMVAPTPVSALLHAVAVVKVGAFSILRVITGVFGTELLSSLHFGTVVCYVASFTVIVASLIALSQDGLKRRLAFSTISQLSYIVLGIALLSSTGMIGSMVHISMHAFGKITLFFCAGAIFVATGKKNISDMVGLGKRMPVTMTAFFIGSLSVIGLPPCGGFISKWNLLLGTLEAHQVVMLIVLLVSTLLNAAYLLPIVYRAFFCKKEESLFENRIKEAPRWCVIPLVLSAVGSIVLFFYPQPFFDLAEIAVQSMLGG, encoded by the coding sequence ATGGAAACAATCACGTCAATTAAGCCCGTACTGGCCGTATCTGCCTCTCTTTTTTGCACGCTTTTCATTATTGTTTCCAGTAAGAGACCGAATCTGAGGGAGGGCTGGACCTTTCTGGCTGCGGTGACAAAGTTTGGTATTGTTGCTTCCATGATACCGGTGGTCTTGGGGGGACAAGAGATCGTCTATAATCTCATAGATATCGTGCCGGGCGTAGGACTGGCATTCAGGGTGGATGCCCTTGGATTGCTTTTTGCGCTCGTATCTTCTTCACTCTGGATCATCACATCTGCCTATTCCATAGGCTACATGCGAGGACTCGACGAGCACAGCCAGACCCGGTATTTCTGTTTTTTTGCCCTGGCTCTGTCGGCCACCATTGGGGTGGCCTTTGCTGCGAATCTCCTAACGCTTTATCTTTTCTACGAAATGCTTTCCCTTGCCACTTATCCCCTGGTGACTCACCACCAGGATGCTGAGGCCCATAGCTCAGGGCGCAAATATCTCCTCTACATCATGGGGACCTCTATAGCGTTTGTCTTACCTGCCATGCTGATATCCTACGATCTTGCCGGCACACTTGAGTTTTCAAAGCAAGGCTTTTTGGCAGGAACCGGATCCAAGGCCCTGATCGGGTTCCTTTTGCTCCTGTTCATCTTCGGATTCGCCAAGGCAGCGGTTATGCCGTTTCATTCATGGCTGCCTGCAGCCATGGTGGCGCCCACGCCGGTGAGCGCTTTGTTGCATGCGGTGGCCGTTGTCAAGGTGGGGGCCTTTAGCATCCTTCGTGTGATAACCGGTGTTTTTGGCACAGAACTATTATCCTCGCTCCATTTTGGCACGGTCGTCTGTTATGTGGCTTCCTTTACTGTCATAGTCGCCTCACTCATTGCCCTTTCTCAAGACGGCCTCAAGCGACGTCTGGCCTTTTCAACGATCAGCCAGCTTTCCTATATTGTACTCGGGATAGCACTCCTTTCCTCAACAGGGATGATTGGCAGCATGGTCCACATCTCTATGCATGCCTTTGGCAAGATAACTCTGTTTTTTTGTGCCGGGGCTATTTTTGTGGCCACCGGCAAGAAAAATATCAGCGACATGGTCGGGTTAGGAAAAAGGATGCCGGTCACTATGACTGCCTTTTTTATCGGCTCCCTGAGCGTTATAGGGCTTCCACCTTGTGGTGGTTTTATAAGTAAATGGAATCTTTTGTTGGGGACGCTCGAAGCCCATCAAGTCGTTATGTTGATTGTCCTTCTCGTAAGCACTTTGCTAAATGCTGCGTATCTTTTGCCGATTGTTTACAGGGCCTTCTTCTGCAAGAAGGAGGAGTCTTTGTTTGAAAATAGAATCAAAGAGGCTCCCAGGTGGTGCGTCATCCCACTTGTGTTGTCGGCAGTGGGTTCTATCGTTTTGTTTTTTTATCCCCAGCCTTTTTTTGACTTAGCTGAGATAGCAGTCCAAAGCATGCTAGGAGGGTAG
- a CDS encoding Na(+)/H(+) antiporter subunit D, whose protein sequence is MISSIPPAAIFIGGALFVPFLRGKLKSAFMLFLPVLAFAILVNMPEGKYWIVKFLGNDLIFGRVDRLSMVFGYIFTIISFIGILFALKVEDDLQHVSALMYAGGALGITFSGDFLSLYVFWELLAISSTFLILARRTKASQGAAFRYVLVHVFGGLCLLAGIMIYIHDSGTTEFSYIGLSGIGSWLIFIGVALNAAIPPLHPWLQDAYPEATVTGAVFMSALTTKSAVYVMARTFPGTELLIWVGAFMTAMPIFYAVLENDIRRVLAYSLINQVGFMMCGIGIGTALAINGTVSHAFCHILYKALLFMSAGSVLHMTGKIRCTDLGGLYKTMPLTCLFCMIGAASISAFPLFSGFVSKSMIISAAAYGKLTVVWLILQFASAGVFHHAGIKVPFFTFFGHDSGIRTKEPPLNMLLAMGIAAFLCVAIAIFPGPLYNILPYPVDYVPYTGAHVVGQLQLLMFGALAFCLLILSGYYPAEMRAMNLDTDWFYRKGGRLFYYVASMILNGINALSDRAIARAIPVWLGRLSRTPISSLVTLYVKATGKGPAAVVAVEGERETRPEATSLAPMGAAVFLSLVFLFSLFVVFAFVA, encoded by the coding sequence ATGATTAGTTCGATTCCCCCAGCAGCAATATTTATTGGCGGCGCCCTTTTTGTGCCTTTCTTAAGGGGAAAGCTCAAATCCGCCTTTATGTTGTTCCTGCCTGTTCTTGCCTTTGCAATCCTTGTGAACATGCCGGAAGGTAAGTACTGGATTGTCAAGTTCCTGGGCAACGATCTCATCTTCGGCAGGGTTGACCGGCTCAGTATGGTTTTTGGATATATATTTACGATTATATCCTTCATAGGGATTCTTTTTGCCCTGAAAGTAGAAGACGACCTGCAGCACGTATCGGCGCTAATGTATGCCGGTGGCGCCCTGGGTATTACTTTTTCAGGTGATTTTTTGTCTCTCTATGTGTTTTGGGAATTACTGGCAATCAGCTCCACATTTCTGATCCTTGCACGCAGAACAAAAGCATCGCAAGGCGCAGCCTTCAGGTATGTCCTTGTTCATGTTTTCGGAGGGCTATGCCTTCTGGCGGGCATCATGATCTATATCCACGATTCAGGCACAACAGAGTTTAGTTACATAGGGTTGAGCGGCATAGGTTCCTGGCTGATATTTATCGGGGTTGCCCTGAATGCTGCTATCCCTCCACTGCATCCGTGGCTTCAGGACGCCTATCCGGAAGCAACAGTAACGGGTGCGGTGTTTATGAGCGCTCTTACTACGAAGAGCGCAGTATATGTGATGGCAAGGACTTTCCCGGGTACCGAGCTCCTGATATGGGTCGGGGCCTTCATGACGGCCATGCCCATTTTTTATGCGGTCCTTGAAAATGATATTAGGCGGGTGCTGGCCTACAGCCTCATTAATCAGGTTGGATTTATGATGTGTGGGATCGGCATCGGGACGGCATTGGCAATCAATGGCACTGTGTCCCATGCCTTTTGTCATATCTTGTACAAGGCCCTCCTTTTCATGTCAGCCGGTTCTGTTCTGCATATGACCGGAAAGATAAGATGCACGGACCTGGGTGGTTTGTATAAAACCATGCCTCTGACCTGCCTGTTTTGTATGATAGGCGCGGCATCCATCTCCGCATTTCCTCTTTTTAGCGGCTTTGTTAGTAAATCCATGATTATCAGTGCGGCGGCGTACGGAAAATTGACCGTTGTATGGCTCATTTTACAATTTGCTTCGGCAGGCGTGTTTCACCATGCTGGCATAAAGGTGCCTTTTTTCACATTTTTTGGTCATGACTCGGGCATAAGGACAAAGGAACCTCCCCTTAATATGCTCCTTGCTATGGGCATTGCTGCCTTTCTGTGTGTTGCGATCGCGATATTTCCAGGTCCTCTCTATAACATTCTTCCTTACCCGGTTGATTACGTGCCTTACACCGGGGCTCATGTGGTGGGTCAATTGCAATTGCTGATGTTTGGCGCCCTGGCCTTCTGTCTTCTCATACTCTCCGGGTATTATCCTGCTGAAATGAGAGCTATGAATCTTGATACCGATTGGTTCTACCGCAAGGGGGGACGTCTTTTTTACTATGTCGCGAGCATGATTTTGAATGGCATTAACGCGCTTTCTGACCGGGCCATTGCCCGTGCGATTCCAGTATGGTTGGGCCGGCTAAGTAGGACACCGATTAGCTCGCTCGTGACACTTTATGTGAAAGCAACGGGAAAGGGTCCTGCTGCCGTGGTGGCGGTCGAGGGCGAGAGAGAGACAAGGCCGGAAGCAACCAGCCTGGCGCCCATGGGTGCAGCTGTATTCCTGTCCCTGGTCTTTCTGTTTTCGCTTTTTGTGGTCTTTGCCTTTGTGGCGTAA
- a CDS encoding response regulator — MGKTILSVDDEDHVREFVSTVLEENGYLPILATNGEEAMDIIRQQKPDLIIMDILMPKQSGIRMYRELKTSEVLRNIPVIIYSGVAKRTALRAQAAQAEFMGESVPDPDAYLEKPVTPDRLAATVKKILG; from the coding sequence ATGGGAAAGACCATACTCAGTGTGGATGACGAAGATCACGTAAGGGAATTTGTTTCTACCGTTCTGGAAGAGAATGGCTACCTGCCCATACTGGCAACAAATGGCGAAGAAGCTATGGATATAATAAGACAACAGAAACCTGATTTGATTATCATGGATATCTTAATGCCAAAACAGAGTGGAATCAGGATGTATCGTGAACTGAAGACCTCTGAGGTTCTCAGAAATATTCCGGTCATCATATATTCCGGGGTAGCTAAGAGGACAGCATTGCGCGCACAGGCGGCCCAGGCGGAATTTATGGGCGAGAGCGTACCCGATCCAGATGCATATCTGGAGAAGCCGGTGACACCGGATCGTCTGGCAGCTACTGTAAAAAAGATATTAGGTTAG
- a CDS encoding universal stress protein, translating into MQIKKLLYATAVRQPKFSEVQRFMELRTLGLEEIVFLHATKVEGWETRLAEDGINSRAFVVEGQMVRSILDVADREKVSLIAASLKRDVSGWVRRSLTKDLLRSSRVPVIILPKNVEAPGSAQEGMFTHVIFADDSSVASEKARGYLLEFKAIIKELEIVYVLARKLSVRDMGNLKERLSQTRKTFLDHGIDAEAHVYAGKPSEEIMLAARDYDATCIVMGTTGKSPLKDLLSQSHSCRVAEASVVPTLVIP; encoded by the coding sequence ATGCAGATAAAAAAATTACTGTATGCCACAGCCGTCAGGCAGCCAAAGTTTTCAGAAGTTCAGCGCTTTATGGAACTTCGCACACTGGGGCTTGAGGAAATCGTCTTTTTGCATGCAACCAAAGTGGAAGGCTGGGAAACAAGGCTCGCCGAAGACGGCATTAACTCGAGGGCCTTTGTGGTGGAAGGGCAGATGGTGCGTAGTATCTTGGATGTAGCCGACCGAGAAAAGGTTTCACTAATTGCAGCCAGCCTCAAGAGGGATGTAAGTGGATGGGTCCGCAGATCCCTGACAAAGGATTTGCTCAGATCATCCCGCGTGCCTGTGATCATCTTGCCCAAAAATGTGGAAGCGCCCGGGTCCGCACAAGAGGGTATGTTTACACATGTCATATTTGCTGATGACTCGTCGGTTGCCTCTGAAAAGGCCCGCGGTTATTTGCTAGAATTCAAGGCGATCATCAAGGAGCTGGAGATCGTCTATGTCTTAGCCAGAAAGCTATCTGTAAGAGACATGGGAAATCTCAAAGAGAGGCTTTCGCAGACACGGAAGACATTTTTGGATCACGGGATCGATGCCGAAGCCCATGTTTATGCGGGCAAGCCGTCTGAAGAAATCATGCTGGCGGCCAGGGATTATGACGCCACGTGTATCGTCATGGGGACCACTGGCAAGTCTCCCCTGAAGGACCTTTTGTCCCAAAGTCACTCTTGTCGGGTGGCAGAGGCATCTGTGGTGCCCACACTGGTCATCCCTTGA
- a CDS encoding Na+/H+ antiporter subunit E has translation MEATENAFRILEKARGNALGILDTAVQFTGEQTRFLEESRWEVLVSGAQRRKTRFQNFVGTAFILFAFWMLLSGHFDAFHLTLGAICCGLVAYLFHDLLFANVRVGDMRIVVARFISYIPWLIKQIVLSNLHVASVVLRYRMPIDPQIVTFKTKLETDISSVTLANSITLTPGTITMDIRDGVFYVHALDQKVADDLNAGEMEDRVAHIFMEADHLYVQDILDAARIYQVLRV, from the coding sequence ATGGAGGCCACAGAGAACGCTTTCAGGATTCTGGAAAAGGCCAGGGGGAATGCTCTAGGCATATTAGATACAGCCGTTCAGTTTACGGGAGAGCAGACCCGGTTTCTTGAAGAAAGTAGGTGGGAGGTTCTAGTTTCCGGGGCCCAAAGAAGAAAAACGCGATTTCAGAACTTCGTTGGAACGGCTTTTATTCTCTTTGCCTTCTGGATGTTACTCTCAGGACATTTTGATGCGTTTCATCTCACGCTTGGAGCCATCTGTTGTGGTCTGGTGGCATACCTATTCCATGACTTGTTATTTGCCAACGTGAGGGTCGGAGACATGCGCATCGTGGTGGCCAGATTTATTTCGTATATTCCGTGGCTGATTAAACAGATTGTGTTGTCCAATCTCCACGTGGCTTCTGTGGTACTGCGTTACAGAATGCCAATAGATCCTCAGATAGTGACGTTCAAGACAAAACTGGAGACTGATATCTCGAGCGTCACCCTGGCAAATTCCATTACCCTGACGCCCGGGACCATTACAATGGATATCAGGGATGGGGTGTTTTACGTGCACGCCTTGGACCAAAAGGTTGCCGATGATCTGAATGCCGGTGAGATGGAAGACAGGGTGGCTCATATATTCATGGAGGCGGATCATTTGTACGTGCAGGATATCTTGGATGCTGCGCGGATATATCAAGTGCTGCGTGTATAG